The DNA region GGTGGAAATGGACTGGGTATTTATGGCTTGCAATATATTGACAGTGGCATTTCTGCAATTCTTGCTACTTTTTCACCCATTCTCATCGCCTTTTTATTATCCATACTTCAAAAAGAACATCATATTTCAAAATGGACATGGCTGGGATTGGGTTTAGGCTGCTTTGGAATCCTGATAATATGTTTGCAAAAAATCGGAATGCATCCCGGGAAAGCTTCTATAATTGGAATAGGATTTACCATGCTTTCAATTATAACATGGGCATTTGGATCTGTTTACAGTAAAATAAAAAAGCACCATTACAATCCATTTTTGTCAGCTGGATTTCAAATGTTATTTGGTGGAATCCCAGTATTAATCATTTCATTATTGACCGAAAAGCCTTGGACTTTCCAAATTGAAACCTATCATATTTTGATTTGGGCTTATGCTATTGTATTAGGTTCATTGGTTGCTTATTCCTGTTTCATTTACAGCCTGAATCATTTACCTGTAACACTGGTTAGCATCCATACGTATATTAATCCTATAATCGCTATTTTATTAGGCTCTTTGTTACTTGGGGAAATAATTAACTTTTGGATTCTGATTGGTGCAATTGTAACGCTTACTGGTGTTTATCTTGTTACGAAACACAGTTAAATTTATTCTGAAGAGTTAATAAATTC from Saprospiraceae bacterium includes:
- a CDS encoding EamA family transporter; translation: MFKQYENRRAIAALIAVCIIWGTTYLINKLGVSSMPPLFFTSIRQLTAAILLLMYLFFIKKLAWPDRSFIKLQLVLGLLLISGGNGLGIYGLQYIDSGISAILATFSPILIAFLLSILQKEHHISKWTWLGLGLGCFGILIICLQKIGMHPGKASIIGIGFTMLSIITWAFGSVYSKIKKHHYNPFLSAGFQMLFGGIPVLIISLLTEKPWTFQIETYHILIWAYAIVLGSLVAYSCFIYSLNHLPVTLVSIHTYINPIIAILLGSLLLGEIINFWILIGAIVTLTGVYLVTKHS